The proteins below come from a single Prolixibacter sp. NT017 genomic window:
- a CDS encoding glycoside hydrolase family 9 protein: MNRYLFILSFLLLAFAGTTQARGVIRVNQLGYLPDDIKVAVFLSPEGDLPQEFELVNSLTGKTVYMGQPELADGKPWGMPSAARLNFSSYTRPGGYFLRIGKLESPQFSISEHVYDGTADYILKYMRQQRCGFNPFLDDSCHTHDGIIVDHPTRSGEFINVTGGWHDATDYLQYVTTSANAVAQMLFAYRENPEAYGDHYKANGLPGSNGVPDILDEARWGINWLLKMNPSDDVMFNQIADDRDHIGFRLPDKDTANYGLGKCRPVYFVTGKPQGLGEFKNRTTGVASTAGKFASAFALAADIYKKSDPAFADTLIRKAKAAFQFGVSEPGACQTACYVSPYFYEEDNYVDDLELAAAALNEATGKKKYLQDAAYWGKLEPVTPWMELNRARHYQFYPFMNLGHVYLAAHGDSAQAKVFAADLKQGLADIYARAKKDPFLIGIPFIWCSNNLVTAAATQARLYRQITGDQTYREMEAALRDWLFGCNPWGTSMVVGLPAGGDYPVNPHSSYKVILGKLTYGGLVDGPVYTSIYNNLRGIRLLHDDDYAAFQNGRAVYHDDEGDYSTNEPTMDGTASLSYLLSSLQKEGMKSKTYENVKKVQGGIVRMDSLESTVYLVFSAHDTNDGGKTIEKILRRNHVKASFFFTGDFYRNPDNRKLIVRLREDGQYLGPHSDKHLLYADWTQRDSLLVTRDEFTDDLRNNIKAMEAAGIPAKEVTTFMPPYEWYNRAIADWSRDLGLTLVNFTPGIRTNADYTTPDMKNYRSSDQLYNDLVQFEKTKPGGLNGCIILIHLGTSPDRKDKFYDQLGKVIHFLKENNYQPNRF, encoded by the coding sequence ATGAACCGATATCTGTTCATTCTGAGTTTCCTGTTGCTGGCTTTCGCCGGAACAACGCAGGCGCGCGGAGTTATCCGCGTCAACCAACTGGGCTACCTGCCCGATGACATCAAGGTGGCCGTTTTTCTTTCACCGGAAGGAGATTTGCCACAAGAATTCGAGTTGGTTAATTCCCTTACCGGGAAGACAGTCTACATGGGACAACCGGAATTGGCAGATGGCAAACCCTGGGGAATGCCCAGTGCTGCCCGGCTCAACTTCAGCAGTTATACCAGGCCCGGAGGCTATTTCCTTCGTATCGGGAAACTGGAATCACCGCAATTCAGTATTTCGGAACATGTGTACGACGGCACCGCCGACTACATCCTGAAATACATGCGGCAGCAGCGGTGCGGGTTTAATCCGTTCCTCGATGATTCGTGTCACACGCACGACGGCATCATTGTCGATCATCCGACCCGCTCCGGGGAATTCATCAACGTCACCGGCGGCTGGCACGATGCCACCGACTACCTGCAGTATGTTACCACTTCGGCGAATGCCGTAGCCCAAATGCTGTTTGCCTACCGGGAAAATCCCGAAGCATACGGCGACCATTACAAGGCCAACGGTTTGCCGGGTTCGAATGGCGTTCCCGACATCCTGGACGAAGCGCGCTGGGGGATCAACTGGTTGCTGAAAATGAATCCGTCGGATGATGTGATGTTCAACCAGATTGCTGACGACCGTGATCACATTGGTTTTCGGCTTCCTGACAAGGACACCGCTAACTATGGACTGGGCAAATGCCGCCCGGTGTATTTCGTTACCGGAAAACCGCAGGGTTTGGGCGAGTTCAAGAACCGAACAACCGGTGTAGCTTCAACAGCCGGGAAGTTTGCATCCGCTTTTGCCCTGGCCGCCGACATTTACAAAAAATCCGATCCCGCTTTCGCGGACACGCTGATTCGAAAAGCCAAAGCCGCCTTTCAATTCGGAGTATCGGAGCCCGGGGCTTGCCAAACCGCTTGTTATGTTTCGCCCTATTTTTACGAAGAAGACAATTACGTCGACGACCTGGAACTGGCCGCTGCGGCCCTCAATGAAGCAACCGGAAAGAAAAAATATTTGCAGGATGCTGCTTACTGGGGAAAACTGGAGCCGGTAACTCCCTGGATGGAGCTGAACCGCGCCCGGCATTACCAGTTCTACCCATTCATGAACTTAGGCCATGTATACCTTGCCGCTCATGGCGATTCCGCGCAAGCGAAGGTCTTTGCCGCCGACCTGAAGCAAGGACTGGCCGACATCTACGCACGGGCAAAGAAAGACCCGTTTCTCATCGGGATACCGTTTATCTGGTGCTCGAACAACCTGGTCACAGCAGCGGCCACACAAGCCCGGTTGTACCGCCAAATCACCGGCGACCAAACCTACCGGGAAATGGAAGCGGCATTGCGCGACTGGCTCTTCGGATGCAACCCCTGGGGAACATCGATGGTGGTTGGCTTGCCGGCCGGAGGCGACTATCCGGTCAACCCGCACTCATCCTATAAAGTGATTTTAGGGAAGCTGACTTATGGCGGATTGGTGGACGGCCCCGTTTACACGTCGATTTACAACAACCTGCGCGGCATCCGCCTGCTGCATGACGATGATTACGCTGCCTTCCAAAACGGACGCGCGGTGTATCATGACGACGAAGGCGACTACTCCACCAACGAGCCCACCATGGACGGAACGGCCAGTCTTAGCTATCTTCTCTCCTCGCTTCAGAAAGAGGGAATGAAGAGCAAAACTTATGAAAATGTAAAGAAAGTACAGGGCGGCATCGTCCGGATGGACTCCCTAGAATCGACAGTTTACCTCGTTTTCTCAGCCCACGACACCAACGATGGCGGCAAAACCATCGAGAAAATATTACGCCGGAACCATGTAAAAGCTTCGTTCTTTTTCACCGGCGACTTTTACCGGAATCCGGACAACCGGAAACTGATTGTGCGTCTCCGCGAAGACGGCCAGTATCTCGGTCCCCACTCCGACAAACATCTGCTGTATGCCGACTGGACCCAACGCGATTCGTTGCTGGTGACCCGCGATGAATTTACCGACGATTTGCGCAACAACATCAAAGCGATGGAAGCCGCCGGCATTCCTGCCAAAGAAGTGACCACGTTCATGCCGCCTTACGAGTGGTACAACCGGGCCATTGCCGACTGGAGCCGCGATTTGGGGCTGACGCTCGTCAATTTCACGCCGGGCATCCGCACCAATGCCGATTACACCACACCCGACATGAAGAATTACCGCAGTTCGGACCAGTTGTACAACGACTTGGTACAATTCGAGAAAACGAAACCGGGCGGATTGAATGGCTGCATAATCCTCATTCATCTCGGAACATCGCCGGACAGGAAGGACAAGTTTTATGACCAGCTTGGCAAGGTCATCCATTTTCTGAAGGAAAACAATTATCAACCCAATAGATTCTAA
- a CDS encoding MFS transporter, with protein sequence MRQNATPTKRNPWAWIPTLYFAEGLPYVIVMTVSVIMYKRLGISNTDIALYTSWLYLPWVIKPLWSPVVDVLRTKRWWIVIMQLLVGAGLAGVALTIPMPNFFRYSLAFLWLVAFSSATHDIAADGFYMMGLNQYEQTYFVGIRNTFYRFAMLTGQGLLVILAGYLETATGLPETDIAFHSVPGKETTIQFQPSNISFPETKSSDYVLVPSQKDIQIGTVPVSREKADSVFTAVKEWNISHGFYSEETSLKGTPDGSNGTTSGFALVAYKLSQPPKDGKEVVLNFGMNSGNKSFHLKEGTRFVFTDKNWNEPAFAIVQVDPKLTKKAEATFSGRAGNIPLAWSLTFMVLGGLFILFFLWHRFILPRPAEDTDKHEKTSLSRVMHEVFETFASFFRKKNIWAGLAFLLLFRLGESQLVKLASPFMLDGRAEGGLALTTGDIGLIYGTIGMIALTVGGILGGFVAAKWGLKKTIWWMAVAMNLPNLVYVYLAYVQPDTMLPIVTSVGIEQFGYGFGFTAYMLYMIYISDGEHKTAHYALCTGFMALGMMLPGMVSGWIQETVGYQHFFVWVMLCTIPGFILISLLKIDPKFGTKAKA encoded by the coding sequence ATGCGACAAAACGCAACACCAACCAAAAGAAATCCGTGGGCGTGGATTCCCACACTTTATTTCGCAGAAGGGCTTCCCTATGTTATCGTAATGACGGTTTCGGTCATCATGTACAAACGGCTGGGAATCTCCAATACCGACATCGCTTTATATACCAGTTGGCTTTATTTGCCGTGGGTCATCAAGCCGCTGTGGAGCCCGGTGGTCGACGTGTTGCGCACCAAGCGCTGGTGGATTGTCATCATGCAGTTGCTGGTCGGTGCCGGCTTGGCCGGTGTAGCCTTGACGATTCCGATGCCCAACTTTTTCCGCTACTCGCTGGCGTTTTTGTGGCTCGTCGCGTTCAGTTCGGCCACACATGACATTGCCGCCGACGGCTTTTACATGATGGGTCTCAATCAGTACGAGCAAACCTATTTCGTGGGCATCCGCAATACCTTTTACCGCTTTGCCATGCTCACCGGACAGGGATTGCTGGTCATCCTGGCCGGTTACCTCGAAACTGCCACCGGTCTTCCGGAAACGGATATCGCCTTTCATTCCGTACCCGGAAAAGAGACAACGATACAATTCCAACCCAGTAATATCAGTTTTCCGGAAACGAAAAGCAGCGATTACGTTTTAGTTCCTTCCCAAAAAGACATTCAAATCGGCACGGTTCCGGTTTCCCGGGAAAAAGCCGACAGCGTTTTCACGGCAGTGAAAGAATGGAACATCAGCCATGGATTCTATTCTGAAGAAACTTCGCTCAAAGGAACCCCCGATGGTTCAAACGGCACAACATCCGGGTTTGCCCTGGTTGCTTACAAACTGAGCCAGCCACCGAAAGACGGAAAGGAAGTTGTCTTGAATTTTGGCATGAACTCAGGCAACAAAAGCTTTCACCTGAAGGAAGGAACCCGTTTTGTTTTCACGGACAAGAACTGGAACGAACCAGCGTTTGCCATCGTGCAGGTTGATCCGAAACTGACGAAAAAAGCGGAAGCTACCTTCTCGGGACGAGCCGGTAATATTCCGCTGGCCTGGAGTCTGACCTTTATGGTACTCGGCGGATTGTTCATCCTATTCTTCCTGTGGCACCGGTTCATACTACCCCGCCCGGCCGAAGATACCGACAAACACGAAAAGACATCATTGTCCCGCGTGATGCACGAAGTGTTCGAAACATTTGCCTCTTTCTTCCGCAAGAAAAACATTTGGGCCGGACTTGCCTTTTTGCTGCTCTTCCGGTTAGGTGAATCGCAGCTGGTGAAATTAGCCTCACCGTTCATGCTCGACGGGCGCGCCGAAGGAGGTTTGGCGTTAACCACCGGGGACATCGGTTTGATTTACGGAACCATTGGGATGATTGCCCTGACCGTCGGCGGAATTCTGGGTGGTTTTGTGGCAGCCAAATGGGGCCTGAAGAAAACCATCTGGTGGATGGCCGTAGCGATGAACCTCCCCAACCTGGTGTATGTGTACCTCGCCTATGTGCAACCGGACACCATGCTGCCCATTGTAACATCGGTTGGCATCGAGCAATTCGGCTACGGCTTCGGATTTACCGCCTACATGTTGTACATGATCTACATTTCGGACGGCGAACACAAAACCGCTCACTACGCGTTGTGTACTGGTTTTATGGCCCTGGGCATGATGCTTCCGGGCATGGTCAGCGGCTGGATTCAGGAGACCGTCGGGTACCAGCATTTCTTCGTTTGGGTCATGCTCTGTACCATTCCGGGGTTCATTCTCATTTCGCTGCTAAAAATCGACCCGAAGTTCGGAACCAAAGCAAAAGCATAA
- a CDS encoding SpoIID/LytB domain-containing protein, whose protein sequence is MKYNNGNEPDIRVGIMAEKTIAIELEGVYQCGSKEVTGNGSAFFSGNEIHVKFDSGISFEGEKLIFQPTDREACSLLLHDVTIGINFHWERKEDQKFRGGLELIREDENIRAINLVPVEQYLVSVISSEMSATSSMDLLKAHAVISRSWLLAQVDKHESLQSEKEKYVTTLETADELIRWYDREDHTDFDVCADDHCQRYQGITRVVSENAATAIRETFGEALTSNEHIADARFSKSCGGISESFENCWEPVHHPYLVKIIDNPEAPEGFNLDLTAEENADRWIRSNPPAFCNTTDAKVLSQVLNNYDQETTDFYRWKVEYSQEEISALIKKRTGIDFGNIKALVPVERGDSARLIKLRIEGTKKTLTIGKELEIRKALSTSHLYSSAFVVDTEGEENGLPAKFILTGAGWGHGVGLCQIGAAVMGEKGYSYREILAHYFKDALLEKVYS, encoded by the coding sequence ATGAAATACAACAACGGCAACGAACCCGATATCCGCGTGGGTATCATGGCGGAGAAAACTATCGCAATCGAACTCGAAGGAGTTTACCAATGCGGGAGCAAAGAAGTAACCGGCAACGGCTCGGCTTTCTTTTCCGGTAACGAAATCCATGTGAAATTCGACTCAGGGATCTCCTTCGAAGGCGAAAAGCTGATATTCCAACCGACCGATCGGGAGGCCTGCAGTTTGCTACTTCACGACGTGACCATTGGTATCAACTTCCACTGGGAGCGCAAGGAAGACCAGAAATTCCGGGGAGGTCTGGAGCTCATCCGCGAAGACGAAAACATCCGGGCCATCAACCTGGTGCCGGTAGAGCAATACCTGGTGAGTGTCATCTCTTCGGAAATGAGCGCCACCAGCAGCATGGACCTGTTGAAAGCCCACGCTGTGATTTCGCGCAGCTGGTTACTCGCGCAGGTCGATAAGCATGAATCACTGCAAAGTGAAAAAGAAAAATATGTGACCACGCTTGAAACCGCCGATGAACTGATCAGATGGTATGACCGCGAAGATCACACCGATTTCGATGTGTGTGCCGACGATCATTGTCAGCGCTACCAGGGAATCACCCGGGTGGTATCGGAGAATGCCGCTACCGCTATCCGCGAGACCTTTGGCGAGGCGCTTACCTCCAATGAACACATTGCCGACGCGCGTTTCTCGAAGTCGTGCGGAGGTATTTCCGAATCATTCGAAAATTGCTGGGAGCCGGTGCATCACCCGTACCTGGTGAAGATTATCGACAACCCGGAAGCGCCCGAAGGTTTTAATCTTGACCTGACGGCAGAAGAAAATGCCGACCGCTGGATTCGTTCCAATCCGCCGGCCTTTTGCAACACGACCGATGCCAAAGTTTTGAGCCAGGTGCTGAACAACTACGACCAGGAAACTACCGATTTCTATCGATGGAAAGTAGAGTACAGCCAGGAAGAAATCAGTGCGCTCATTAAAAAACGCACAGGCATCGACTTTGGCAACATCAAGGCATTGGTACCGGTAGAACGGGGCGATTCAGCCCGTCTCATCAAGCTACGCATCGAGGGAACGAAGAAAACACTGACCATTGGTAAGGAGCTGGAAATTCGGAAAGCGCTGTCTACTTCGCATCTTTACAGCTCGGCCTTTGTAGTCGACACCGAAGGAGAAGAGAACGGCCTTCCGGCGAAATTCATCCTGACCGGAGCCGGCTGGGGGCACGGCGTTGGTCTGTGCCAAATTGGTGCCGCTGTGATGGGCGAAAAGGGATATTCCTACCGGGAAATCCTGGCGCACTATTTCAAAGACGCATTGCTCGAAAAAGTCTATTCGTAA
- a CDS encoding TonB-dependent receptor domain-containing protein: protein MKKILLISLVITGLIFQLYAQPAPAPGAAGNPPATFPGIVKGKIVEAGTKTPMEYANVAIYSQQDSSIVGGIMTQADGSFQIKNVPPGNYYLQANFIGYEKHTLPGISINRSGSVADIGTLELKPASKELKGVDVVADKARVEFKLDRRVVNVSQEISAAGGSAVDALANTPSVDVDIEGNVSVRGSSDFTVLIDGKPSVLDGSDALKQIPASDIERIEVITNPSAKYDPEGVAGIINVVMKKHIKGAFSGVANLSASNTNKTRGDMTLNYRNDKWTFLLGGDFQNMVFKGERNVHQELYNADTTTVINSVGNMDRTWKGKGIRGGVDYRISDNTTLSVSGRVGDYTFQSNSLSTQHTYDNFNTDNYIYEDNTSARNGNYWNSDFTYSHDFNKEGHKLIATFYASGRKGPDNEYQTRYPTDANGNPIDQNPDKIRTVEASNDNEYRLKADYTLPVNDENKFEAGYQGRINRESEDYLFENFDYTSDSWVNNPNFSSAFDFSRDIHALYAIWSHSTKSFSWQTGLRAEYTKREMDHTASSDPYIIDRVDWFPSVHLSQKFGRDIELQSSYSRRISRPRGWDLEPFPSYMDPYNIRVGNPALEPEYTDSYELSVLKRIKKSFISLEGYYRRTNNLITRIQELHSDGIIYHTRANMNRDHSLGSELMANLDLYPWLRIIASGTVFYYRLEGSVNGESVDRNSTNFNSRLTADVKFTPTTRFQLMSIYRGPSVSAQGEYNGMAFANASLKQELFNKKLSATLQVRDIFGTMKRSGTSYGDGFKTDFEFKREPRVFQLTLSYIINNYRSKSRNGNNQEGGGDDIGSEY from the coding sequence ATGAAAAAGATATTACTCATTAGCTTAGTCATTACAGGACTCATATTCCAGTTATATGCCCAACCGGCTCCTGCGCCTGGTGCCGCAGGAAATCCTCCTGCAACATTCCCGGGAATCGTAAAGGGAAAAATAGTGGAAGCCGGCACCAAAACCCCTATGGAATATGCCAATGTGGCTATCTATTCACAACAGGATTCATCGATTGTTGGAGGAATTATGACACAAGCCGATGGGTCGTTCCAGATAAAAAACGTTCCTCCGGGGAACTACTATCTTCAGGCCAACTTCATAGGTTACGAAAAACATACCCTTCCGGGAATTAGTATCAATCGTTCCGGTTCAGTCGCCGATATTGGTACACTGGAACTGAAACCGGCTTCAAAAGAGCTGAAGGGTGTGGACGTGGTGGCCGATAAAGCCCGGGTGGAATTTAAACTCGACCGGCGCGTGGTGAACGTTAGTCAGGAAATTAGTGCCGCCGGAGGTTCGGCCGTAGATGCGCTCGCCAACACCCCGTCGGTAGATGTTGACATCGAAGGAAATGTGTCGGTTCGCGGTAGCTCGGATTTCACCGTGCTCATCGATGGTAAACCCAGCGTACTGGATGGTAGCGACGCATTGAAGCAGATTCCGGCCAGCGATATCGAAAGGATAGAAGTTATCACCAATCCTTCGGCCAAATATGACCCTGAGGGCGTCGCAGGAATCATCAACGTGGTGATGAAGAAACACATTAAGGGGGCATTCAGTGGTGTTGCCAACCTCAGCGCAAGTAACACAAACAAAACCCGTGGAGACATGACCCTGAACTATCGAAACGACAAATGGACCTTTCTGCTTGGAGGAGATTTTCAAAACATGGTTTTTAAGGGCGAAAGAAATGTACATCAGGAACTATATAATGCCGATACGACAACTGTAATCAACTCGGTTGGTAACATGGATCGCACCTGGAAAGGGAAAGGTATTCGAGGCGGAGTCGATTACCGCATTTCTGACAATACTACGCTCAGCGTCAGCGGACGCGTAGGTGATTATACTTTCCAGAGCAACAGCCTTTCGACTCAACACACCTACGACAATTTTAACACAGACAATTATATTTACGAAGACAATACATCAGCCCGAAACGGAAACTACTGGAATTCTGATTTCACTTACAGTCACGACTTTAACAAAGAAGGACACAAACTAATAGCAACATTTTACGCCAGTGGTCGTAAGGGACCCGATAATGAATACCAAACCCGGTACCCCACCGATGCCAATGGTAATCCCATTGACCAGAATCCGGACAAAATACGGACGGTAGAAGCATCGAATGACAATGAATACCGGCTTAAAGCCGATTATACCCTTCCGGTAAACGACGAAAATAAATTCGAAGCCGGATATCAGGGACGCATCAACCGGGAATCGGAAGATTACCTTTTCGAGAATTTTGACTACACCAGTGATAGCTGGGTCAATAATCCGAATTTCAGTAGTGCCTTCGATTTTAGCCGCGATATCCACGCGCTTTATGCAATCTGGTCACACTCGACCAAATCCTTCTCGTGGCAAACTGGATTAAGGGCGGAATATACCAAGCGCGAAATGGATCACACGGCCTCGTCCGATCCGTATATCATTGACCGGGTTGATTGGTTTCCGTCTGTCCATCTGTCTCAAAAATTTGGAAGGGATATCGAACTGCAATCCAGTTACAGCCGACGCATCAGTCGCCCAAGAGGCTGGGATTTAGAACCCTTCCCGTCCTACATGGACCCGTACAACATCCGGGTAGGAAATCCGGCGTTGGAACCTGAATACACTGATTCATACGAATTATCGGTACTGAAACGTATCAAGAAGTCATTCATCTCGCTGGAAGGATATTATCGCCGTACCAATAACCTGATTACCCGTATTCAGGAGTTACACAGTGATGGAATTATCTACCACACGCGTGCCAATATGAACCGCGACCATTCGCTGGGTAGTGAATTGATGGCGAACCTCGATCTTTATCCCTGGCTTCGGATTATCGCCAGCGGAACCGTTTTCTACTATCGCCTGGAGGGAAGCGTAAACGGAGAAAGTGTCGACCGAAACAGCACCAACTTTAACTCCCGCTTAACAGCTGATGTCAAATTCACTCCGACTACCCGTTTTCAGTTGATGTCCATCTATCGCGGTCCTTCAGTATCAGCGCAGGGTGAGTACAATGGAATGGCATTCGCCAATGCATCACTGAAGCAGGAGCTGTTCAATAAGAAACTATCTGCAACCTTGCAGGTCCGTGATATTTTCGGCACGATGAAGCGAAGCGGAACATCGTATGGCGATGGTTTCAAAACCGATTTTGAATTCAAGAGAGAACCAAGGGTATTTCAGTTAACTCTAAGCTACATTATCAATAATTACCGGTCGAAGTCGAGAAATGGCAACAACCAGGAAGGCGGCGGAGACGACATAGGCTCAGAATACTAA
- a CDS encoding YdeI family protein: MKTTSPATLEEWRQWLKENHAKETEVWLVYHKKHTGQCSVAYEDSVQEALCWGWIDSLIKRLNEDRYARKFTPRKPDSQWSASNIKRIQLLKSTTRIQPAGLDVIPEKVMKGDMPEEESKTEMCLEFREALSRSPKARKHFENLTEKQKDLFVRWIGSGKQSATRQKRSTEALNLLTKGKKLGMK; encoded by the coding sequence ATGAAAACAACTTCTCCGGCAACACTGGAAGAATGGAGGCAATGGCTAAAGGAAAACCATGCGAAAGAGACGGAAGTATGGCTGGTTTACCACAAAAAACATACAGGTCAGTGCTCTGTTGCATACGAAGATTCGGTTCAGGAAGCACTGTGCTGGGGCTGGATTGACAGTCTGATTAAACGGTTGAATGAAGACCGGTATGCCCGGAAATTCACACCCCGGAAACCGGACAGTCAATGGTCGGCGTCCAATATCAAGCGAATTCAGTTACTCAAAAGCACAACAAGAATTCAGCCGGCCGGTTTGGATGTTATTCCTGAAAAAGTGATGAAAGGCGATATGCCGGAGGAGGAATCCAAAACGGAAATGTGCCTGGAATTCCGGGAAGCGCTATCGCGAAGTCCCAAAGCCCGAAAACATTTTGAGAACCTGACTGAGAAGCAGAAAGATCTTTTCGTCCGGTGGATCGGTTCGGGCAAACAAAGCGCAACAAGGCAGAAACGATCAACAGAAGCCCTCAATTTATTAACAAAAGGTAAAAAGCTGGGAATGAAATGA